Part of the Kitasatospora sp. NBC_00374 genome is shown below.
TCGACGCCGAATGCGACCTTTCCGCGCACTCGACGGGGGGCGAGGCCGGTCGTCGCCCCGCCGTGGATCCGCGCGAGGGTGGCGCCGGGCGGCAGGAAGTCCCCGACGGGGTGGGCCAGGACGATGGTGCACTCGTGGCGGACCGCGAGGGCGATCAGCCCGTTGACGTCGATGGCCTGGACGGCGCCACCGTGTGTGGCGGGGACAGGGATCATGGGTCCTTCAGGCAGTGCCCGGCCGTCGAAGGCGGTCGCGCGGGGGCCCGCCGCCGTCAGCTCGACGATCAGGCTCCGACCCAGGCGCCCGACGATGGCGGCGATCGCGACCGGCCGCAGGTTGTGGGTGAAGCGGTTCAGGTAGACGAGCAGCAGCACGAGGCTGACGGCGACGCCCAGACCGGCCAGGGTGACCCCAAGGTCCGGCACGGTCTCCGCCCCGATCGAGGTCAGCAGGGAGAAGGCGAAGGCGAAGGTCGCGGCGAACGTGGCGAGGACGGCCTTCTGCAGGTGGTCCCGGTACCACAACCGCATGTATCGCGGCGACAAGGTACCGGTCGCCTGCTGGACGACCAGGACGCCGATCGTCACCACGAATCCCAGCAGGGCGATCATCGCCCCGACGATCGAGCTCAGCACGCTGCTGGCGGTCGACTCGGCGTAGGTCCAGCTCGACGGCAGTACGCCGGTGCCGTCCACCACCACCGCCCACCGGGCAAGAAGCGCCCCGAGGATCAGACCGAGCGTCGGCACCAGCCACAAGCACCCTTTGACGTACTGCCAGAACCGGAACCGGGCGGCCCAGGACAACATCGCGCAACCCTTCGCTCAGGCACGGACAGCCGGCAGGGCCCGACCTCCGTGACCGCAGACGGCGGACACGCGGACACGGACCCGCCTCCGTGCTCCGGTGACACGGCGCCGGGCCGACCGCCCGGCGCAGGCCTCGCCTGGCAGCCCTGGCCACCTCGTCCGGCTCCCGTGACGGCCTGCCAGAGGCAAGTGTGGTGGAGGACCGGATACGGAGAACGGCAGCGACACGCTCCCGCCCCGGACCCCCGCACCCCGGCCGAGCACGACCTCGTGCGAACGACCGGGCCAGGCCCGCGGACAAGCCACGGCCGGGACGACACCCGGGAGGGAGGGCGGATGCGCAACGTCCGTCCGGCGAGCAGCATGGTGGCATGGCCGAACTCGTGATCGGCTGTGCTCACCACGCGGCGAGCTCTCCCGCTCACCACCACCCGACCATGGCGGCCACCCACCGCAACAGCCACCGGGTCAGCACGGGAACCGGTCAGAGGATGTGAGGAAGATGGCACGGTCGGACCCTTCCGACGCTCCGGCGCGCGCTCGCCGGTCGGCCAGGCTGGCGTTGGCCTGCGCGCTGAGCGCGGTGGTGGTGCTGGTGGCCGCGAGCGGCCCCGGTGGTCTGCTCGTCCTGGTGGTCGGGGTGGTCGGCGCGGCGCTCATGGCCGTGGGTACGTGGTGGGTGCTGGCCCATCGCGGGGCCCTGCGGGTGGCCGGGCTG
Proteins encoded:
- a CDS encoding DUF2254 domain-containing protein, translating into MLSWAARFRFWQYVKGCLWLVPTLGLILGALLARWAVVVDGTGVLPSSWTYAESTASSVLSSIVGAMIALLGFVVTIGVLVVQQATGTLSPRYMRLWYRDHLQKAVLATFAATFAFAFSLLTSIGAETVPDLGVTLAGLGVAVSLVLLLVYLNRFTHNLRPVAIAAIVGRLGRSLIVELTAAGPRATAFDGRALPEGPMIPVPATHGGAVQAIDVNGLIALAVRHECTIVLAHPVGDFLPPGATLARIHGGATTGLAPRRVRGKVAFGVERTIEQDPAFALRVLVDIATRALSPAVNDPTTAVQVLDHIEAFLHTLDTATLRRRHVVSDGHGRPLLVVPDRSWGDYLELAVSEIRDFGVTSLQVCRRLRALLDGLLGTVQAGNRAAVTREIRRLDAAVERTFADPDQRAVAMIGDRQGIGTGAGEDGAQAGR